GGGCGCAACCGGCCCATTTGTCGCGTATAACTGCGGGGCGGCGTCGAAGGAACTGATTGCCAGCGAGTTGTTCGGCCACGTGCGAGGCGCTTTTACCGGCGCGACAACGGAAGGGCGGCCTGGCCGTTTCGAACTGGCTCACGGCGGGACGCTTTGTCTCGACGAGATCGGTGAGATGCCGCTCGAACTTCAACCCGTTCTGTTGCGCGTACTGGAAGAGGGCGTCATTTACCGCCTGGGCGACACGCAGCCGCGCCGCGTGGATGTGCGTTTGCTGGCGATGACCAACCGCAATCTGCGCGAAGAGGTCGAGTCCGGGCGCTTTCGCCGCGATCTGTATTACCGGATTAGTGTGACGCGTCTCCATATTCCGCCGCTGCGCGAACGGGACATCGATATCGATCTGCTAGTCGAGCACTTCAACCGCAAGCTTGCCTTGCGGCATGGTGTGCCCGAACGCCAATTAGGCATGGAGGTCATGGCGGTGCTGCGTGCCTATTCGTGGCCCGGCAATGTACGGGAAATGCGCAACGTAATCGAGAATATGCTGCTGACGTCGAGCGAACCTGCCGTTTCGCTCGATGATTTGCCGGTCGAATTGCTCGATGAAATTTCGATGTCCGAAGTCATGCCTTCGCTGCGCGACGAGGCGGAAAGTCTCGAGGCGACCGAGCGTTTGGCCATTGCACGCGCGGTGCACAATACACACGGCAACCTCGCGCAAGCTGCACGCGCCCTCGGCGTTTCGCGAAGCACACTCTATCGAAAGATCGAGCTTTATCATCTGGAAGGCATCGTGAAACCGGCGGCGAGAGAATGAGGTTTGCATGAATTGAATGTTATGGTAATAAGGATTCCTGCGAATTGAAATGCGGATATTGCAGGGCGTGATACGGGTGGCCAGTGCCGATCGATTCGGCCCAATGCGTGGGCCCGCAGCCGGCCAGGTCAGGTCTGCGGCGCTTCCGCCGGTTCAGCGCCTATGCCGGTTGCGCTTTCGGCGGACTCGACGAGCCACACCATCTTCTCCATTTTCAGTTGCCCCATCCGCATCGAGGTCAACCGGGAGTCGACCAGACTCACGATGACGAGATCGAGTGATGGCACGACGATGGCGTACTGTCCGCGATAGCCGTCGGCCCAGTATGCCGGGCGCAGCAGTGCCGCTTTCGGCCCACGAGGTCCGCTCGCAGGCACGCTTGTCCACCACATGTAACCGTATCCTCCGGTTGGCGTGTCGGAATACGATCGTGTCGATTCGGCGACCCACTGCGCCGGAATGATCTGCCGGTCGCGCCAGCGGCCATCGTGCAGGTACAGCAACGCGAAACGTGCGAGATCCCGCGCACTCATATTGAGTGGATAGGCGGGATAGCGCGTGGCGTGGCCACCCGAAACGTAGTGCCCGTCCGATTTTCGGTAGTCCTGCATGCCAATTGGGGCCGCGATCTCCGATCCGAGCGATGCAAAGATGTCTTCGCCTGTCGCATGTTCGTAGATCGCTCCGACGGTGTTGAAATCCCAGTTGTTGTAGTACCAGAACGTACCTGGCGAGTGGCTGTAGCGCGGGGGTTTGGCCGCTTCCATCCCGGTGGTCTCGTAGACGGTCGGATGATAGATGCCCGAGCGCGCCTGCAGAAGCATGCGAACCGTGGCCTGCTTTTCCGCTGGAGACAGCGAAGGCTCGTTGTCGTCGATGTCTAGCTGCGCCAGCGTATCGTCGAGTTGCAGCTGGCCGCGTGCGACCGCGATGCCGATCAGCGCGCTCATGAAGCTTTTGCGTGCGGAGTGGAGGTTCGATTTTCTCGATACGTCGCCCCATTGGGCCACGACCTGGCCGTTATGAATAACCATTCCGGACGTCGAGCCCGCTTGTTTGGCGTAAGAAACCGCCCGGTCGAGCGCCTCCGGCGAGAAACCTTCTAGCGCCGGTGCGGCGACCGGCCATTCGGCGCCAGGGAAGGGCGACTGCGGGCTGTACTGTCCGATGGCGGAGCGCGGTGGCTGAACCGGAGTGCAGGCGCCAAGCATCAATGCGAGGCCGATTGCCGTCGCCATCCCTGCTGTTGCTCTCATAAGGTCCTTTCGCAACCTGTTTTTTTCAGACGGAAAGCGATGCCCAGGATCGGACCGTCGAACCGAATGCCACGCTGGCTCAGCGCGGCGAGACGACAATCGCGACCCGGCGGTTTTGAGCCCGGCCGGCGTCCGTGCGATTATCGCCCACCGGGTCGCGCTTGCCTTTCCCGATGATCTCGACGTTCCCGGCAGGAAGGCCGGTGTCGATCAGTTCGAGCGCCACGACCTCCGCACGGCGTCTGGACAACTCGAAGTTATAGGTATTCGAGCCCTCTGCGTCGCAGTAGCCATAGACTCGTACACTGGTGAGCCCCGCCGACATAAGCGTACGCCCGATGTGCTCGACTATCCTGCGGTCGTCGGGCTTGAGGTTGTAGCGGTCGAAGTCGAACAAAATGGGTCCGGTCGAGCCGAACTCGAAACCCTGCTCGGTCTCCTCGAAGCCCGCCGACGTGAGTGCATGGACTTGCGTCTGCGTGAGACCACGGTAAAGCGGCGGCGCCTTGCAGCCCCCAAGCAGGATACCCAGGAGCAGTGCGCTACCGATGCCCATCCGCCAGTGACCTGCAGGAGACGAGTGTTTCTTCATCGCATTCCCCTCGAGCGCCGGCGTTGCGCGCGCAGTTTCACGCAGTTTCAAATGCTTGCCCACATTCTTGCGACAGCGCTGGCTGGTGGATCATGCCACAACGTCAAGCCTGGCCGGCGACACCTTCAGCAAACTGCCACGAGCCCGGCCGCGCACGCTTGGCTCGGTACATCGCCGCATCCGCGGCTCGCAGCAAGCCGTTCGCATCGCAGGCGTGATCGGGATACAGCGCTATTCCGATGCTCATCATCGTAGCCACCGTGCGGCCATCGGACAACGCGATCGACGGTGTCATGCTGGACAGTATGTCCTCGGCGATGCGGGTGGCGCTGGCCAGTTCGCGCATCGGCGCCAGCATCACGGCGAACTCGTCGCCGCCGAGGCGCGCCACGAGGTCGACCTCGCGCAACTGGGTACGCAGCCGCGCCGCGATGCCGATCAGCACCGCGTCGCCGGCTTCATGGCCGAGGCCGTCGTTGATCTCCTTGAAACGGTCGCAGTCGAGATAGAGGACGGCGACCCGCTGTCCCGTCACCATGGCCTCGTCGAGGGCACGCATGAGGCGAGCCTCGAATTGCCAACGATTGGGCAGGCCGGTGAGCGCATCGTGGGTTGCCTTGTGTTCGAGCGACGCGTTTTCATGGCGCAGGTTGTTTTGCCAGTCTTCGAATTCGTCGAGCAAGGCGTTGAAGTCGTTGCCGAGCTCGTTCAGTTCAGCGATTGCCGCGGGCTCGACCCGCTGCTCGAAAGCACGCTCGCGCCGCACTGCGTGGGCGACGCCGGCCAGCGCGCGCAGCGGAGCGACGATGTTGCGCAGCACGCGCTTCGAGCTGACATACGCGCCCAGCACGCTAACGGCGAGGCAGGCCAGGATGCCGCCGACGCCGCCGAGCAGAAAGCCGAAGAACTGGTGCCCCTGGCCACGCACTTCGACGTAACCGACGACGACGCCGTCGTGGACCACCGGTACCGTAACGGGGCCAGGCAGCGCAATCCCGGCGACCGACCGCTCGAGCCTGGCGATCGCACTGGCGGTCGGGGACTGCCATGCCGCGAAGGGTCGGCCCCGGCTATCCGAGACGACGATCTCCGCCACGTCCTCTTCTTTGGCGATCAGCACGATTGCCTGGGTCGCTGCGATGCGGTCGCCGAACACCAACGCCGCCTCGACCGTATAGGCGAGCGAGCGGGCCAGCAGGTTCAGGTTGTTGCCGGCATAGGCACGCAATGCGATCACGGCGACCATGATCAACGACACGGCGGCCATCGTGACGGCGACGAACGCCAGACGCAGGTGCGCGCGGCGCAATACGCTTTGCAGCGTCGGGCGTCCAGGCAAAGCGGGGGCCGTGGGCTGTCTCATGGCGTCACCGGCCGCCGCGCGAGATTGAGTACATTGGGCTGGACTCGTACGCCGCTGCGCGCCACGGCGTCGAGATTGATGTCGAACGTCACGCGTTCGCCATCGACATTCAGGCAGAACATGCTGCCCGCGGTGCAGCTCGGATCGTGTTCCGCAATCGTCAGGACCGGGCGGCCCGCCACGGTGGCGCTGACCCGCTGTCGCTCGGCGCCGTCCAGCTCGCCGAGATAGACGACCTCACAGGCTACACCAAGGGCGGAATCATCAAAGTGGAGATGCTGCACCTCGAGCGGCGTCGAGCCCGCCAGCAGCGTGTCGACCAGACCCTGCGCGTAGTCGGGCCGGCCTGTCACGCAAAGGTGCAGGCGGCCGGGCGGCGTCGGCCAGTGAGTGAAGCTGATGATGCCCAGCACGACCTGGCGCACGGCGGCGTCTCGTGGCGAGACGGCAGGATCGGTTCGGCTCGCGGTGGTGACGGGGCGCGCCGTGTGGGCCGGATCGACTGTCGCGTCGGGGGTATCGGCGAGCGCGCCCGGTGCCGCGCCTAGCGCACATGCCACAGCGAGCATGGCGTGGCGAAGCCACGCCGACCAGCCAGGCAGGCCGGACGTCGCCACGCCTGGCCTGATTGCAGCCGCACGATGGGCGACCGCGGCGGGCACGCTCGCATGCATGATGAAAACACCCGTTGGCATTGATCCAGGCGCGGCCTTCTGGTTCCCGCCATTCGCGGGCGTGCCCAAGGTGATGCGCGCAGAAGTTCATCTTAGGCGCAAAGCCGCACGAGCAACCAGTCGGAAACACTCGATCGGCGATTGCCGCTTTGCAGCGAATTGATCAGTACATTGGAGGGTCAAAACTGCCGGCGCGAGCTGAGGTGAGATTATTCAGGATGTCGAAAGACAATCCCTCGCATATTCGAGGCGCAGGCGCGAGTTCCGGTCGAACCGTGCCACGCGATCGAGCCGTGCAACCAGCGGTGTCCCGTTGCGGTAACGGGCTGCGTGCGGCGCCTATGGGGTCACGCGACGGCGCGGATAGTGGCTCGATCTTGCGGTGTCCGGGTCGTGCTGGACTGCCTTGTTCGGTCCCCGGTGCTCACTGTCTTGAACCGTTGAAACCGAGTGCTTGTAGATCGTTTGCATGCCGGTGGGGGAATCGAGGAGAAGGACCCACTGGTCGTACGACCGTATCGTTCCGGAGAGGCGAATCCCGTTGACCAGAAAGATGTTGACGGGCTTATGCCCGGTGATCAGGCTGTCCAGAAACGACTCTTGATCCGCGAAAGACTCGTTCATTTTGTTGGCCCTCGCTGTCCAATGGATAGCCTATCGGGTTTCGGCGTTGTCGGCAGCAGGATTTTGGGGCAATGAACGCTCGCGAGACGGCATCCGCCCCGGCAAGCGGGCCAGGCACGATCCATGCAGTCACGCAAGGCCTGCGCTTTTCTGGCCGATCTCCATCAAGTGATGGAGGCCGGTGGGCGCCCGCGAAATTATAGTGAGAGGGTGGTCAGATTTCGCTGTCCTTCGGACTGACCGCGGCGGCAAGGCAACGGCTCGGTAGCGCGAGCGCGAGCAGAGCCAAATCAAGCCTGATCTTCGATCGTCTGACTGCGAACAGTCAGGCGCGGGTCAGCCACAGCAACCAACCAGGAGGTGGACAATCATGAAGACGTTAGTCCACACAGTTTGCGCAGTCGCCGTTATGGCTTTGCCCATTGCATCGTTGGCGCAGTCGGATGGTGGGTTGACGCGCGCGCAAGTGCAGGGGGAGATCGCTCAGCTTCAGCAAGCGGGCTTCAATCCGGCCAATGCGAATACCGTCGACTTTCCTGCCAATATGTCGGCCCCCATGGGTAGCGCGACAGACCAGAGCAGCGGCTACGGTCCTGCGACCAATGGTTCGTCGCAAATGGGCCACCCGGCCAGCGCGAGTGGAATGAGGCCGGTGTTCTTTGGCGGGTCGTAGGCCGTTTCGTCTGATCTGATTGGGCGATGGGTACCGATCTGCTGCAGGAATCCTGGGCAGGAATGAGTGTTAGTGTTTCGGAACAATTTCCCCAATACGAACGGGAGGTTGGTCATGAAACGCAGGCAGTACTCGGTGGAGCAGATCGTGGCGGCGCTCAAGCGGCCGAATTGGGTATGCCGGTGGCACGCCTGATTCGGCCGCTGTGCATTTCCGAGCAGACCTACTAGCGCTGGAATGAGCGGACAGCGGGGCCGCTCAGCGCCAGCAAGAAAATGCCGTGCGGCGAACGGCCTTTCTCCCCGTCCTGGATGAGGTGAGCGCCTTGCGCGATCTTGATCGTCGATCCGCCGGTGTCACTGCTCACCACAGGGGTGAGAAAGGTCTTTATTGCGCCCAGGGGATGTCAGTTGCCAGTGTGATCGACGAGGGGCGTTAGTGATCTCTCGCTTTGCCGGTTCAATCCTGCCTCTGCGTCTGCCGCATAAGACGCATGCGTCCCGGCGGTTCGAAATACGTGCCGAACCGTACCAGTCCAGACTTCTTCAGATGACAGGTCATCTCGAAGCTCACCAGCACACCGGGGTCATTATTGACCAGGATCGAGACATCGATTGACCGGATGCGTGGCTCGTACTTCAGCAGCGTGACCTGCATCTGGTCCCGGAGCTGGTGAGCGGACGCCGGCAACGCCATGTAGATGGTCGTCAGGTCTGGCAGACCGTAATCTGGAAGGTGTTTGAGCGCGCCCGCGCGCGTGTTCAGGATGCGCTGCACGTTCTGCTGCACGCTCAGGCATTCGAGCGTGCGATCGTCGTACGCGTCCAGGGACTCCCCGCCGATCTGGCCGAGGAGCATGTCGTAGAGGGATGGACCTGTAGGCATCGTGCGCCTCCTCACGCATCTGCGTGGGCAGGCGTGAGAGCGCCCACGGCTACCTGCCCGTGATCGACGAAATCAATGGTGAGGTTGCCGTCGAGCGAGCTGGACAGGACGATCTTCGCGGGCGCAGTGCCGCTTGCCATGCGCGTCAGCAGTTCACGGGAAACCGATGGCAGGATGCGCTGGTTGAGGAACGCGTCCACATTGCGTGCACCGGATTCTCGTGCCAGGCACAGGTCTGCCATCGCACCAATGAGTGAGTCATCGCAGACGAGCTCCACATCATGCTGCCGGCGCAGACGTTCGGCGATCTTCTCGAGCTTCAGGCGCACGATTGCAGCGAGCGCTTGCGCGTCGAGCGGGCGGTACGCCAGTGTCTGGAAGCGCGCGAGCAGGGCGGGCTGGAAGTGCGCGACGAGTTGTGGATGGATGGCCTCGAGTAGCGCCGCCTGTGCGATGTCCGGACTGGCGGTCGTTGCCTCGTCAATCTGCGCGCTGCCGAGATTGGAGGTCATCAGGATCACGCAGTTCCGGAAGTCGATCTCCCGTCCTTCGCCATCGCGCATCGTGCCGCGATCGAATACCTGATAGAAGATGTTGAGCACATCGCGGTGGGCCTTCTCGACCTCATCGAGCAGCACGACACTGTATGGACGCTGGCGTACCGCCTCGGTCAGCACGCCGCCGCGGCCGTAACCGACATAGCCCGGCGGCGAGCCCTTGAGCTGCGACACCGTGTGCGACTCCTGGTACCAGTTGCTGCTGGAGTACTTCACGTTTCGCGAGAAATTTCTCTTCGTCGATCTCGTGGGTCTCGACATCGAAAAGCTTCCGGCAGCCTCAACTCACTTCGAGCTGGAGATCGTGCTGCACGAGATGTATCCGGCCGACCAGCACTTCACGACGGAAAACATCCGGATGTACTGCGCGCCAGTCATCAACCTGTTCGAGGTCGATGCCGAACCAGTGACGATTGACCACCACCAGACGGAATATCGCGTCGTGCCGGCCGGACACGGCAGCAACAACATCGAGACCTACTCGGTGGACCGGGTCGCGGCGTTCGA
This genomic window from Paraburkholderia acidiphila contains:
- a CDS encoding OmpA family protein, with translation MKKHSSPAGHWRMGIGSALLLGILLGGCKAPPLYRGLTQTQVHALTSAGFEETEQGFEFGSTGPILFDFDRYNLKPDDRRIVEHIGRTLMSAGLTSVRVYGYCDAEGSNTYNFELSRRRAEVVALELIDTGLPAGNVEIIGKGKRDPVGDNRTDAGRAQNRRVAIVVSPR
- a CDS encoding DUF4148 domain-containing protein, whose translation is MKTLVHTVCAVAVMALPIASLAQSDGGLTRAQVQGEIAQLQQAGFNPANANTVDFPANMSAPMGSATDQSSGYGPATNGSSQMGHPASASGMRPVFFGGS
- a CDS encoding serine hydrolase domain-containing protein is translated as MATAIGLALMLGACTPVQPPRSAIGQYSPQSPFPGAEWPVAAPALEGFSPEALDRAVSYAKQAGSTSGMVIHNGQVVAQWGDVSRKSNLHSARKSFMSALIGIAVARGQLQLDDTLAQLDIDDNEPSLSPAEKQATVRMLLQARSGIYHPTVYETTGMEAAKPPRYSHSPGTFWYYNNWDFNTVGAIYEHATGEDIFASLGSEIAAPIGMQDYRKSDGHYVSGGHATRYPAYPLNMSARDLARFALLYLHDGRWRDRQIIPAQWVAESTRSYSDTPTGGYGYMWWTSVPASGPRGPKAALLRPAYWADGYRGQYAIVVPSLDLVIVSLVDSRLTSMRMGQLKMEKMVWLVESAESATGIGAEPAEAPQT
- a CDS encoding YfiR family protein, which translates into the protein MHASVPAAVAHRAAAIRPGVATSGLPGWSAWLRHAMLAVACALGAAPGALADTPDATVDPAHTARPVTTASRTDPAVSPRDAAVRQVVLGIISFTHWPTPPGRLHLCVTGRPDYAQGLVDTLLAGSTPLEVQHLHFDDSALGVACEVVYLGELDGAERQRVSATVAGRPVLTIAEHDPSCTAGSMFCLNVDGERVTFDINLDAVARSGVRVQPNVLNLARRPVTP
- a CDS encoding diguanylate cyclase domain-containing protein, with product MRQPTAPALPGRPTLQSVLRRAHLRLAFVAVTMAAVSLIMVAVIALRAYAGNNLNLLARSLAYTVEAALVFGDRIAATQAIVLIAKEEDVAEIVVSDSRGRPFAAWQSPTASAIARLERSVAGIALPGPVTVPVVHDGVVVGYVEVRGQGHQFFGFLLGGVGGILACLAVSVLGAYVSSKRVLRNIVAPLRALAGVAHAVRRERAFEQRVEPAAIAELNELGNDFNALLDEFEDWQNNLRHENASLEHKATHDALTGLPNRWQFEARLMRALDEAMVTGQRVAVLYLDCDRFKEINDGLGHEAGDAVLIGIAARLRTQLREVDLVARLGGDEFAVMLAPMRELASATRIAEDILSSMTPSIALSDGRTVATMMSIGIALYPDHACDANGLLRAADAAMYRAKRARPGSWQFAEGVAGQA
- the tssE gene encoding type VI secretion system baseplate subunit TssE, which encodes MPTGPSLYDMLLGQIGGESLDAYDDRTLECLSVQQNVQRILNTRAGALKHLPDYGLPDLTTIYMALPASAHQLRDQMQVTLLKYEPRIRSIDVSILVNNDPGVLVSFEMTCHLKKSGLVRFGTYFEPPGRMRLMRQTQRQD
- the hfq gene encoding RNA chaperone Hfq, translating into MNESFADQESFLDSLITGHKPVNIFLVNGIRLSGTIRSYDQWVLLLDSPTGMQTIYKHSVSTVQDSEHRGPNKAVQHDPDTARSSHYPRRRVTP